A section of the Amycolatopsis sp. AA4 genome encodes:
- a CDS encoding MFS transporter codes for MYIATSRSSDVAAGTERKAGLRRVSANVVALGAVSLVTDISSEMVTAVLPLYLVLGLGLNPLQFGLLDGLYAGATAVVRVLGGHLADRWRRLKAVAGFGYGLSAVCKLGLVAAGASVAAIGVVLAADRTGKGLRTAPRDALISLSSEPDTLGRSFGVHRAMDTVGAFLGPLVAMAVLALSLGSYTSVFFTSFCIAAIAVLLLVLFVRDRPAAVDRAAVSVKAAFGLLRERGFRRVAVWAALLGFVTLGDSFVYLVLQRRWEVAATFFPLLPLGTAGVYLALAVPLGKLADRIGRWPVFLGGHVALVAALVALCGPVSGFWLAALALGLHGVFYAATDGVLMAAAGPLVPADLRATGLAVVQTGQAAARMLSSVLFGLAWTLWDLQPAVLVAAGALAVVALGAAFARPVRK; via the coding sequence ATGTACATCGCGACAAGCCGTAGTTCGGACGTCGCGGCGGGCACCGAGCGGAAGGCCGGCCTGCGCCGGGTGTCGGCGAACGTCGTCGCACTCGGCGCGGTCAGCCTGGTCACCGACATCTCCTCGGAGATGGTGACCGCGGTGCTCCCGCTGTATCTGGTGCTCGGCCTCGGGCTGAACCCGCTGCAGTTCGGTCTGCTCGACGGGCTTTACGCGGGAGCCACCGCCGTGGTCCGCGTGCTCGGCGGGCATCTGGCCGACCGGTGGCGCCGCCTCAAGGCGGTCGCCGGGTTCGGCTACGGCTTGTCCGCGGTGTGCAAGCTCGGCCTGGTCGCGGCCGGGGCTTCGGTCGCGGCGATCGGCGTGGTGCTGGCCGCCGACCGCACCGGCAAGGGGCTGCGCACCGCCCCGCGCGACGCGTTGATCTCGCTCAGCAGCGAGCCCGACACGCTCGGCCGGTCGTTCGGCGTGCACCGCGCGATGGACACCGTCGGCGCGTTCCTCGGCCCGCTCGTCGCGATGGCCGTGCTCGCGCTGAGTCTCGGCAGCTATACGTCGGTGTTCTTCACCAGTTTCTGCATCGCGGCGATCGCGGTGCTGCTGCTGGTGTTGTTCGTGCGCGACCGGCCCGCCGCGGTCGACCGGGCCGCAGTGTCCGTGAAGGCCGCCTTCGGGCTGTTGCGCGAGCGTGGTTTCCGCCGGGTGGCCGTGTGGGCGGCGCTGCTCGGGTTCGTCACCCTTGGCGATTCCTTTGTGTACCTGGTGCTTCAGCGGCGGTGGGAGGTCGCGGCGACGTTCTTCCCGTTGCTGCCGCTCGGCACCGCCGGGGTGTACCTGGCGCTGGCGGTGCCGCTGGGCAAGCTGGCCGACCGGATCGGGCGCTGGCCGGTGTTTCTCGGCGGGCACGTCGCTTTGGTGGCCGCGCTGGTCGCGTTGTGCGGGCCGGTGTCGGGTTTCTGGCTCGCGGCGCTCGCGTTGGGGCTGCACGGCGTGTTCTACGCGGCGACTGATGGGGTGCTGATGGCTGCCGCCGGACCTTTGGTACCTGCTGATCTTCGCGCGACCGGATTGGCTGTGGTCCAAACTGGACAGGCGGCCGCCCGGATGCTTTCCTCTGTCCTCTTCGGACTCGCCTGGACCTTGTGGGATCTCCAGCCCGCCGTCCTCGTGGCGGCCGGAGCGCTCGCTGTCGTGGCGCTCGGCGCCGCTTTCGCAAGGCCGGTGCGCAAATGA
- a CDS encoding SDR family NAD(P)-dependent oxidoreductase, with protein sequence MAARRALVVGASRGLGLVLVTELDRRGWEVIATTRSGSVPLEGMRTEQLEMTDEAQIAALRDRVDGPLDLLFVNAAIDRGNLPINEVPVEMFTEVMITNALGPLRVLEGLDDLVAPGGTVAVMSSEQGSVSRNVEPGYELYKASKAALNQLMRSYATRHESDGRTKLLIDPGHNRTRLGGPDAPLLPEESIPAVVDVLEARAGELGLQFLDRFGEPVPW encoded by the coding sequence ATGGCGGCACGCCGGGCGTTGGTGGTCGGGGCTTCGCGGGGGCTGGGATTGGTGCTGGTCACCGAGTTGGACCGGCGCGGGTGGGAGGTCATCGCGACGACCCGCAGCGGTTCGGTGCCGTTGGAAGGAATGCGGACCGAACAGCTGGAGATGACCGATGAAGCACAGATCGCGGCGCTCAGAGACAGAGTGGACGGTCCGCTCGATCTGCTCTTCGTGAACGCGGCGATCGATCGCGGGAACCTGCCGATCAATGAAGTGCCCGTCGAGATGTTCACCGAAGTGATGATCACCAATGCGTTGGGCCCGTTGAGAGTCCTCGAAGGACTGGACGATCTGGTCGCCCCGGGCGGCACGGTCGCGGTGATGTCGTCCGAACAGGGCAGCGTCTCGAGGAACGTCGAACCGGGATACGAGCTGTACAAGGCCAGCAAGGCCGCGCTCAACCAGCTCATGCGCAGCTACGCCACCCGGCACGAGAGCGACGGGCGGACCAAACTGCTCATCGACCCTGGCCACAACCGGACGCGGCTCGGCGGGCCGGACGCGCCGTTGTTGCCGGAAGAAAGCATCCCCGCGGTCGTCGACGTGCTCGAAGCGCGCGCGGGTGAGCTGGGGCTGCAGTTCCTCGACCGCTTCGGCGAGCCGGTTCCCTGGTAA
- a CDS encoding alpha/beta fold hydrolase, giving the protein MAEATLHDGTRIDAQVRGDGPVLLLPVDPRPAEGPEAEAARQWGADPELGRSLIEGFAGFRVAAFDYQGHRMAHPADLTPDVVAADFLAVADAVGAERFSYYGYSWLALSGLQLALRTDRLDALVMGGYPPLDGPYAAMLAVTRATYEMALAGPSAEAKAEPGDWDSVDVQLSTDQTKQFVTLYEALQDFDDRAVELSCPRLCFAGSEDRMVYSERWGGVTVDIAGPLLRERAELEARGWTVEVLDGLDHMSAMQAATVVPLVRPWLEKVTS; this is encoded by the coding sequence ATGGCTGAAGCGACTCTGCACGACGGAACGCGGATCGATGCGCAGGTGCGCGGGGACGGGCCGGTGCTGCTGCTCCCGGTGGACCCCCGGCCCGCCGAGGGGCCGGAGGCCGAGGCGGCCCGGCAGTGGGGCGCCGATCCGGAGCTGGGCCGTTCGCTGATCGAGGGATTCGCCGGGTTCCGGGTGGCGGCCTTCGACTACCAGGGGCACCGGATGGCGCATCCGGCCGACTTGACGCCGGACGTGGTCGCGGCGGATTTCCTGGCCGTGGCGGACGCGGTCGGGGCGGAGCGGTTCTCGTACTACGGGTACTCGTGGCTGGCGCTTTCCGGGCTGCAGCTGGCGTTGCGGACGGATCGGCTGGACGCGTTGGTGATGGGCGGGTATCCGCCGCTGGACGGGCCGTACGCGGCGATGCTCGCGGTGACCCGGGCGACGTACGAGATGGCGCTTGCCGGGCCGTCGGCCGAGGCTAAAGCCGAGCCGGGCGATTGGGATTCGGTGGACGTCCAGTTGTCGACGGACCAGACGAAGCAGTTCGTGACGTTGTACGAGGCGTTGCAGGACTTCGACGACCGGGCCGTCGAGCTGTCGTGCCCGCGGTTGTGCTTCGCGGGGTCGGAGGACCGGATGGTGTACAGCGAGCGGTGGGGCGGGGTGACCGTCGACATCGCCGGGCCGCTGCTGCGCGAACGTGCCGAACTGGAGGCGCGGGGGTGGACCGTCGAGGTGCTCGACGGGCTCGACCACATGAGCGCGATGCAGGCGGCCACCGTGGTGCCGTTGGTGCGGCCGTGGCTGGAGAAAGTGACCTCGTGA
- a CDS encoding sugar ABC transporter substrate-binding protein, with protein sequence MSHRWERARRSGRAVASLLAAGLLLASCTGPAAEPKTTAPAAASTPSGPLKVSVITHGTAGDAFWNVVKNGAEQAGKDLGVQVEYTSDGDPGAQAKLIDNAVAQQTGGLVVSMANPEALRPSIEAAVRAGIPVITINSGEDKSAAYGALTHVGQNESIAGQEAGKKFKDLGKHKLLCVIHEAGNVGQAQRCDGAKTGFAGTVQTLQVDISNPTDAESRIRGAVQTDSSIDAVLTLNSQVAARAVSAIKSVNAKAQVATFDLNSDVVAAIKAGDVLFAVDQQQYEQGYLPVQFLKLYRDNANVVGGGKPVLTGPDLVDKSTVDKVGQYVQRGTR encoded by the coding sequence ATGTCCCATCGCTGGGAGCGCGCACGACGCTCCGGCCGCGCGGTGGCAAGCCTGCTGGCCGCGGGCCTGCTGCTGGCGTCCTGCACCGGTCCGGCCGCCGAACCGAAGACGACCGCGCCCGCCGCCGCGTCGACGCCGTCCGGGCCGCTGAAGGTCTCGGTCATCACGCACGGTACCGCAGGCGACGCGTTCTGGAACGTGGTCAAGAACGGGGCCGAGCAGGCGGGCAAAGACCTTGGCGTGCAAGTGGAGTACACCTCAGACGGTGATCCGGGCGCGCAAGCGAAGCTGATCGACAACGCGGTCGCGCAGCAAACCGGCGGGCTCGTGGTGTCGATGGCGAATCCCGAGGCGCTGCGTCCGTCCATCGAAGCCGCGGTGCGCGCCGGGATCCCGGTGATCACCATCAACTCCGGCGAGGACAAGAGCGCGGCGTACGGTGCGCTCACACACGTCGGGCAGAACGAGTCGATCGCCGGTCAGGAAGCCGGGAAGAAGTTCAAAGACCTCGGCAAGCACAAGCTGTTGTGCGTGATCCACGAGGCCGGGAACGTCGGTCAGGCGCAGCGCTGCGACGGGGCGAAGACCGGATTCGCCGGCACCGTGCAGACGCTGCAGGTCGACATCTCCAACCCGACCGACGCCGAGTCCCGCATCCGCGGCGCGGTGCAGACCGATTCGTCGATCGACGCGGTCCTCACGCTGAACTCGCAGGTCGCCGCCCGCGCGGTGAGCGCGATCAAGTCGGTGAACGCGAAGGCGCAGGTCGCCACGTTCGACCTCAACTCCGACGTCGTGGCCGCGATCAAGGCCGGCGACGTGCTGTTCGCGGTCGACCAGCAACAGTACGAACAGGGCTATCTCCCGGTGCAGTTCCTGAAGCTGTACCGGGACAACGCGAACGTCGTCGGCGGCGGCAAACCGGTGCTCACCGGACCCGACCTGGTCGACAAATCCACAGTGGACAAGGTCGGCCAGTACGTGCAAAGGGGCACCCGATGA
- a CDS encoding ABC transporter permease, which yields MTTLDERLAKPRLTDRLVVRPEIGALLGAVVVFLFFTFASDKFFSASGAATWLDDAATLGIMAVAVSLLMVGGEFDLSAGVMTASTSLVTAILATQAGWNVWLALLVSLVFALTVGAFNGWLVMKTGLPSFIVTLGTFLALQGLNLGVTRLVTGTVQVSGMRSTDGYASAGFVFASTVDIGGTPFQISIVWWLGAIAVAAWLLVRTRFGNWIFAVGGSAGSARAVGVPVVRTKILLFMGTALAGWLVGSINILRFASVQANQGIGLEFQYIIAAVIGGCLLTGGFGSAVGAAIGALIFGMARQGIVFAGWDNDWFMLFLGIMLLAAVLVNNALRRRAERVRR from the coding sequence ATGACGACCCTCGACGAACGCCTGGCGAAGCCGCGGCTGACCGACCGGTTGGTGGTCCGCCCGGAGATCGGCGCGCTCCTCGGCGCGGTCGTGGTCTTCCTGTTCTTCACCTTCGCGTCCGACAAGTTCTTCAGCGCCAGCGGAGCCGCGACCTGGCTGGACGACGCGGCGACGCTGGGCATCATGGCGGTGGCGGTGTCGCTGCTGATGGTCGGCGGCGAGTTCGACCTGTCCGCGGGCGTGATGACCGCGTCCACCTCGCTGGTCACCGCGATCCTCGCCACCCAAGCCGGCTGGAACGTGTGGCTCGCGTTGCTCGTCTCGCTGGTCTTCGCGCTGACGGTCGGCGCGTTCAACGGCTGGCTGGTGATGAAAACCGGCTTGCCGAGCTTCATCGTCACACTCGGCACTTTCCTTGCTCTGCAAGGCTTGAATCTCGGCGTGACCCGCCTGGTCACCGGCACCGTGCAGGTCTCCGGCATGCGCTCCACCGACGGTTACGCGTCCGCCGGTTTCGTCTTCGCCTCCACAGTGGACATCGGCGGCACGCCATTCCAGATCTCCATCGTCTGGTGGCTCGGCGCGATCGCGGTGGCCGCGTGGCTGCTGGTCCGGACGCGCTTCGGCAACTGGATCTTCGCGGTCGGCGGTTCGGCGGGAAGCGCCCGCGCGGTCGGCGTTCCCGTGGTGCGCACGAAAATCCTGCTGTTCATGGGCACCGCGCTGGCCGGATGGCTCGTCGGTTCGATCAACATCCTGCGGTTCGCGAGCGTCCAGGCGAATCAGGGCATCGGGCTCGAATTCCAGTACATCATCGCCGCGGTGATCGGCGGCTGCCTGCTGACCGGCGGGTTCGGTTCGGCGGTGGGCGCGGCGATCGGCGCGCTGATCTTCGGCATGGCGCGCCAGGGCATCGTCTTCGCCGGCTGGGACAACGACTGGTTCATGCTGTTCCTCGGGATCATGCTGCTGGCGGCGGTCCTGGTCAACAACGCGCTGCGGCGGCGCGCGGAAAGGGTCCGGCGATGA
- a CDS encoding PD40 domain-containing protein encodes MKKVLLAVAGTVVLAATAVVYTVAARPSPAEPSKVEHLSLAPGQLFFRSTKTGNVGVVPLANPGAEPKFSDLKCDRFAVSASTGMCLAVRPGTLPAVSDFSILDRNFTTTHKDYLPGTPSRARVSPDGKRVYWTVFVTGDSYAATGFSTRAGVYQLDNGELEKTIEELPVLVEGKRYFSSDVNYWGITFSKDGKRFYSTLGSKGKTYLIEGDYDTYRGKALRENVECPSLSPDETRIAFKKKVGEGVWRLSVLDLETMRETALAETRSVDDQALWQDDHTILYGLENAVWAVPADGSGAPRKLVSDAGSPAVTS; translated from the coding sequence ATGAAAAAGGTCCTTCTCGCCGTTGCCGGCACGGTGGTGCTCGCGGCCACCGCGGTGGTTTACACGGTTGCCGCGCGGCCCAGTCCGGCCGAACCGTCGAAGGTCGAGCACCTTTCGCTCGCGCCCGGACAGTTGTTCTTTCGCAGCACGAAGACGGGCAACGTCGGCGTCGTTCCGCTCGCGAATCCTGGTGCTGAGCCGAAGTTCAGCGACCTGAAGTGCGACCGGTTCGCGGTGTCCGCGTCGACCGGGATGTGTCTCGCGGTGCGGCCCGGCACATTGCCCGCGGTCAGCGACTTCAGCATCCTCGACCGGAATTTCACCACGACGCACAAGGACTACCTGCCGGGAACGCCGAGCCGGGCACGCGTGTCGCCGGACGGCAAGCGGGTGTACTGGACGGTGTTCGTCACCGGCGATTCCTATGCCGCCACCGGGTTTTCGACCCGTGCTGGGGTTTACCAGCTGGACAACGGCGAACTGGAAAAGACGATCGAGGAACTGCCGGTCCTGGTCGAGGGGAAGCGGTACTTCTCCTCCGACGTCAACTACTGGGGCATCACGTTCAGCAAAGACGGCAAGCGGTTCTACTCGACGCTGGGCAGCAAGGGCAAGACGTACCTGATCGAGGGCGATTACGACACCTACCGCGGCAAAGCGCTGCGGGAGAACGTGGAATGCCCGTCGCTGTCGCCGGACGAAACGCGGATCGCGTTCAAGAAGAAGGTCGGCGAGGGCGTCTGGCGGCTGTCCGTGCTCGACCTCGAGACGATGCGGGAGACCGCGCTCGCCGAGACCCGCAGCGTCGACGACCAGGCGCTCTGGCAGGACGACCACACGATCCTCTACGGCCTCGAGAACGCCGTGTGGGCGGTGCCCGCGGACGGGTCCGGAGCCCCCCGCAAGCTCGTCTCCGACGCCGGGTCGCCCGCCGTCACCAGCTGA
- a CDS encoding ATP-binding cassette domain-containing protein — MNALLEVKDVGKRYGTVVALREVSTVVNAGEVTCVLGDNGAGKSTLIKILAGVHQHDEGEFLVEGAPVRFASPREALDRGIATVYQDLAVVPLMSVWRNFFLGSEPTVGFGPFRALDRRKGRELTKKALADLGIDLRDVEQPVGTLSGGERQCVAIARAIHFGAKVLILDEPTAALGVKQAGVVLKYVAQARDRGLGVVLITHNPHHAYPVADRFLLLKRGTALGSYEKSEIELPELTRQMAGGAELEALEHELRLGGGS, encoded by the coding sequence ATGAACGCTCTCCTCGAAGTCAAGGACGTCGGCAAGCGTTACGGCACCGTGGTCGCGCTGCGCGAAGTGTCCACTGTGGTCAACGCGGGCGAGGTCACCTGCGTGCTGGGCGACAACGGCGCGGGAAAGTCCACCTTGATCAAGATCCTCGCCGGGGTGCACCAGCACGACGAAGGCGAGTTCCTCGTCGAAGGCGCGCCGGTGCGGTTCGCCTCTCCCCGGGAAGCGCTGGACCGCGGGATCGCCACGGTCTATCAGGACCTGGCCGTGGTGCCGCTGATGAGCGTCTGGCGCAACTTCTTCCTCGGCTCCGAGCCGACCGTCGGGTTCGGCCCGTTCCGGGCCCTGGACCGGCGCAAAGGCCGGGAGCTGACGAAGAAAGCCCTCGCCGACCTCGGCATCGACCTGCGGGACGTCGAACAGCCGGTCGGCACGCTGTCCGGCGGCGAGCGGCAGTGTGTCGCGATCGCCCGGGCCATCCACTTCGGCGCGAAGGTGCTGATCCTCGACGAGCCGACCGCCGCGTTGGGCGTGAAGCAGGCCGGCGTGGTGCTGAAGTACGTGGCCCAGGCCCGCGACCGGGGCCTGGGCGTCGTCCTGATCACGCACAATCCGCACCACGCGTACCCGGTGGCCGACCGCTTCCTGCTCCTCAAACGCGGCACGGCGCTCGGCTCCTACGAGAAGTCGGAGATCGAACTGCCGGAGCTGACCCGGCAGATGGCGGGCGGGGCGGAGCTGGAGGCACTGGAACACGAGCTGCGGCTGGGTGGGGGGTCGTGA
- a CDS encoding Gfo/Idh/MocA family oxidoreductase, producing the protein MRVGLAGAGRIGAAHAETLAGFDEVASVVVADVDPARAQSVAARLGVEAAEGIDALFRAGLDGLVIAAATDAHPELIIQAVDAGVPVFCEKPVAADIPGTLAVIDRIADADVPVQIGFQRRFDAGYQAARVAVQSGELGWLHSVRATTLDPAPPPAAYVAHSGGLFRDCGVHDFDILRWVTGREVSEVFAVGRNKGEQFFADAGDVDTAAVVLTLDDGTLATVSLARYNGAGYDVRFEALGSLGNAVVGLDDQAPLRSVEPGFGPLPGPAYPGFMERFRTAYAAELRAFLDVAARRIPSPAGAEDALEAFYIAEACEVSRRENRPVRVVEVRR; encoded by the coding sequence ATGAGGGTGGGACTGGCGGGGGCCGGACGGATCGGCGCCGCGCACGCGGAAACGCTCGCGGGCTTCGACGAGGTCGCGTCCGTGGTCGTCGCGGACGTGGACCCCGCGCGAGCCCAGTCGGTCGCCGCTCGGCTCGGGGTCGAGGCGGCCGAGGGAATCGACGCACTGTTCCGGGCCGGTCTCGACGGTCTGGTCATCGCCGCGGCCACCGACGCGCATCCGGAGTTGATCATCCAAGCGGTCGACGCGGGGGTGCCGGTGTTCTGCGAAAAGCCGGTCGCCGCGGACATTCCCGGCACGCTCGCGGTCATCGACCGGATCGCGGACGCGGACGTCCCGGTCCAGATCGGCTTCCAGCGCCGGTTCGACGCGGGCTACCAAGCCGCGCGGGTCGCGGTGCAGAGCGGGGAATTGGGCTGGCTGCACAGCGTCCGGGCGACCACTTTGGACCCGGCACCGCCGCCCGCCGCCTATGTCGCGCATTCCGGCGGCCTGTTCCGGGACTGCGGCGTGCACGACTTCGACATCCTCCGCTGGGTGACCGGCCGGGAGGTTTCGGAAGTTTTCGCGGTGGGGCGCAACAAGGGCGAGCAGTTCTTCGCGGACGCCGGAGACGTCGACACCGCCGCGGTAGTGCTGACGCTCGACGACGGAACCCTCGCGACGGTCTCGCTGGCCCGCTACAACGGCGCGGGCTACGACGTGCGCTTCGAAGCCCTCGGCTCGCTGGGGAATGCCGTGGTGGGCTTGGACGATCAGGCCCCGCTGCGGTCAGTGGAGCCGGGCTTCGGACCGTTGCCGGGACCGGCGTATCCGGGCTTCATGGAACGCTTCCGGACGGCTTATGCTGCCGAGCTGCGGGCGTTCCTGGACGTCGCCGCCCGCCGGATCCCGTCGCCCGCGGGGGCGGAGGATGCGTTGGAGGCGTTCTACATCGCGGAGGCGTGCGAGGTCTCGCGGAGGGAGAACCGCCCGGTGCGGGTCGTCGAGGTGCGGCGGTAG
- a CDS encoding sugar phosphate isomerase/epimerase, whose amino-acid sequence MTAKIRVAAAPISWGVCEVPGWGRVLEAPAVLGEMAELGVTATELGPPGYLPRAPAELKSLLESHRLELVGGFLAVPLHENPDAAVAEAEDSAALFAACGGGILVLAAATGLDGYDERPTLADAEWSTLVRTAGKIRGIAAKHGLQTVLHPHVGTHVETEAEVERFLADSDLQLCLDTGHLLIGGTDPVALAQRHPRRIGHLHLKDVRGELADAVRAGELPYAEAVGKGLYVPLGEGDVDIEAMVRSVAEAGYDGWYVLEQDTALSDDSPADRPGQDVAASLSYLRTITG is encoded by the coding sequence ATGACCGCGAAGATCCGCGTCGCCGCCGCCCCGATCTCGTGGGGAGTCTGCGAGGTGCCCGGCTGGGGCCGGGTGCTCGAAGCCCCGGCAGTGCTCGGCGAGATGGCCGAACTAGGCGTCACCGCAACGGAATTGGGTCCACCCGGTTATCTGCCGCGTGCCCCGGCTGAGCTGAAGAGCCTTCTGGAAAGCCATCGCCTCGAACTCGTCGGCGGCTTCCTTGCCGTGCCGTTGCACGAAAATCCGGACGCGGCCGTCGCCGAAGCGGAAGACTCGGCCGCGCTCTTCGCGGCCTGCGGCGGCGGAATACTCGTTCTCGCCGCGGCGACCGGCCTCGACGGTTACGACGAACGGCCCACCCTTGCCGACGCCGAATGGTCCACTTTGGTCCGCACGGCAGGCAAGATCCGCGGCATAGCAGCAAAGCACGGCCTCCAAACGGTCCTGCATCCCCACGTCGGCACGCACGTCGAAACCGAGGCCGAAGTCGAACGCTTCCTCGCCGATTCGGACCTGCAGCTCTGCCTGGACACCGGTCACCTGCTGATCGGCGGCACCGACCCGGTCGCGCTCGCGCAACGGCACCCGCGGCGGATCGGGCACCTGCACCTCAAGGACGTCCGCGGCGAACTCGCCGACGCCGTCCGCGCGGGCGAACTGCCGTACGCCGAAGCCGTCGGCAAGGGTCTCTACGTACCGCTCGGCGAGGGCGACGTGGACATCGAAGCCATGGTCCGCTCCGTCGCCGAAGCGGGCTACGACGGCTGGTACGTCCTGGAGCAGGACACCGCGCTGAGCGACGACAGCCCGGCGGACCGCCCCGGTCAGGACGTCGCGGCCAGCCTCTCGTATCTGCGCACCATCACCGGCTGA
- a CDS encoding LacI family DNA-binding transcriptional regulator, whose protein sequence is MGKPTMEDVAARAGVSRALVSLVMRNAPNVSAQRRAAVRKAAEELGYSPHVMARSLASRTSTVLGVMVNDLRNAFFADVVEGLDAAAQAAGFDLILNTGGRMPSREGAALRSLLSFRPAGVVLLSPVVPAAAIEAAARQCPVVLVSRTSRLSTVDTVNDDGEAGAALAVEHLVQLGHRRIAHLDGGGAAGAAARRRGFQRAMRAHELEPIVVRSEHTDTAGEKAVQELLSSYSPPPTALVAGNDFNAVGAISALEEHGLRVPEDVSVVGYDNTSLASLRHISLTTVDQPRAEMARLAFDALLERIRGERTEPVRHLLHPSLVVRETTGPNSGEAQR, encoded by the coding sequence ATGGGGAAGCCCACCATGGAGGACGTCGCCGCGCGAGCCGGGGTCTCCCGGGCACTGGTTTCGCTCGTGATGCGCAACGCGCCGAACGTCTCGGCGCAGCGCCGCGCGGCAGTGCGGAAAGCGGCTGAGGAACTCGGATATTCGCCGCACGTGATGGCGCGTTCGCTGGCGAGCCGGACTTCGACGGTGCTCGGCGTGATGGTGAACGACCTGCGCAACGCCTTCTTCGCGGACGTGGTGGAAGGGCTGGACGCGGCGGCTCAGGCAGCCGGGTTCGATCTGATCCTCAACACCGGCGGCCGGATGCCTTCTCGGGAGGGCGCGGCGTTGCGCAGTCTCCTGTCGTTCCGTCCGGCCGGCGTCGTGCTGTTGTCACCGGTGGTTCCGGCCGCTGCGATCGAAGCCGCGGCACGGCAGTGTCCGGTAGTGTTGGTGTCGCGTACTTCTCGTTTGTCCACTGTCGATACTGTGAATGACGACGGCGAGGCTGGCGCGGCGTTGGCCGTCGAGCACTTGGTGCAGCTCGGGCATCGGCGGATCGCGCATCTCGACGGCGGGGGAGCGGCCGGTGCCGCAGCTCGGCGGCGAGGTTTCCAGCGGGCGATGCGGGCCCACGAACTGGAGCCGATCGTGGTGCGCAGCGAGCACACTGACACCGCGGGCGAAAAGGCCGTACAGGAGTTGCTGTCCTCGTACTCGCCGCCGCCGACTGCACTGGTGGCGGGCAATGACTTCAACGCGGTCGGCGCGATCTCGGCGCTTGAGGAACACGGGTTGCGGGTACCGGAGGACGTTTCGGTGGTCGGCTACGACAACACTTCCTTGGCCTCCCTGCGGCACATTTCACTGACCACAGTGGACCAACCGCGCGCGGAAATGGCGCGGCTGGCCTTCGATGCGCTGCTGGAGCGCATCCGCGGTGAACGCACTGAACCGGTGCGGCATCTGCTTCATCCGTCCCTGGTCGTGCGGGAGACCACGGGGCCCAACTCAGGGGAGGCACAGCGATGA
- a CDS encoding GNAT family N-acetyltransferase produces MPGSGESEIVLIPLDEQGLERLLEAAVADAEPAEVMPPVEGPAGWTEARREAFLAFHRRRSLNPDTAIETTWVVEVDGQVCGAARLRPVSGRAALEVEAGVWLGRSARGRGIGRKVTAVLLDAARDGGAAKFVATTTVDNAAARRLMSGAGAELDVRGTEIDAHLEF; encoded by the coding sequence GTGCCTGGATCGGGAGAATCCGAGATCGTGCTGATCCCGCTCGACGAGCAGGGGCTGGAGCGGCTGCTGGAAGCCGCGGTGGCCGACGCCGAACCGGCTGAGGTCATGCCGCCGGTCGAAGGCCCCGCCGGATGGACCGAAGCCCGCCGCGAAGCGTTTCTCGCGTTCCACCGCCGACGATCGCTCAATCCGGACACCGCCATCGAAACGACCTGGGTCGTGGAAGTCGACGGCCAGGTCTGCGGGGCAGCCCGCTTGCGGCCGGTGTCCGGGCGGGCCGCGCTGGAGGTCGAAGCCGGGGTGTGGCTCGGCCGTTCGGCGCGCGGGCGCGGAATCGGCCGCAAAGTGACCGCGGTGCTGCTCGACGCGGCCCGCGACGGCGGCGCGGCGAAATTCGTCGCGACGACCACTGTGGACAATGCGGCGGCCCGGCGGCTGATGAGCGGAGCCGGTGCGGAACTGGACGTCCGCGGCACGGAGATCGACGCGCACCTGGAGTTCTGA
- a CDS encoding TetR/AcrR family transcriptional regulator produces MPAVNSQPRRARSGNRRDEAARLAVLHAADDLLVEHGFGALTVEAIARRAGVAKQTIYRWWPSKVEILLDTLIEDSEKRLPVPTEDPTADRIRAYLRDFAHFLTEDPAGKCLLTLLAEAQHDVGTAARFHERYLEPRQLAERQMLTRAAEAGEISPVLAPEATMDALLGPIVYSALTASTVPADVVDTLVEKLLRPRA; encoded by the coding sequence ATGCCCGCAGTCAATTCCCAGCCCCGCAGGGCACGCTCCGGCAACCGGCGCGACGAGGCCGCCCGCCTGGCGGTGCTCCACGCCGCCGACGACCTGCTGGTCGAGCACGGCTTCGGTGCACTGACCGTGGAAGCGATCGCGCGCCGCGCCGGCGTCGCGAAGCAGACGATTTATCGGTGGTGGCCGTCGAAGGTCGAAATCCTGCTGGACACGCTGATCGAGGACAGCGAGAAACGCCTGCCGGTGCCGACGGAAGACCCGACGGCCGACCGCATCCGGGCGTATCTGCGCGACTTCGCGCACTTCCTCACTGAAGACCCCGCGGGCAAATGCCTGCTCACGTTGCTGGCCGAGGCGCAGCACGATGTCGGGACGGCAGCGCGGTTCCACGAGCGCTACCTGGAGCCGCGGCAGCTCGCGGAACGACAAATGCTGACGCGGGCTGCCGAAGCGGGCGAGATTTCTCCGGTGTTGGCTCCGGAGGCCACAATGGACGCTTTGCTGGGGCCGATTGTCTACAGTGCACTGACCGCGTCGACGGTACCGGCGGATGTGGTGGATACGTTGGTGGAGAAGCTGCTTCGCCCGCGAGCTTGA